TGACGCCGTCATAGCGGGCCAAATTGGAGCTGGCTTCGCTGGGAGCGATCACGTAGTAGGCGGACACGGCATGGTCGGTATGGGGCAGGGAGACCTCGATGCAGCGCGCGCCCAGCGATTCGATGGTTTTCACCGCCTGCTTTACGGCCGCCCCCACCTGGGGATCCAACCCCCGGGCTGAGGTGTATTCCCTGGGGATGCCGATGGTCACGCCGCCAAGTCCGTCGATATCGATGTCGGCAAACCCCGGCACCGGTTCGGGAACCGAGGTGGAATCGTTGGGATCGTAACCGGCGATGGCGTCCAGCATGATGGCGCAGTCCGTCACGGTCTTGCCCAGCGGGCCGATCTGGTCCAGCGAAGAGGCGAACGCCACCAGGCCGAAGCGGGAAACCCGGCCGTAGGTGGGCTTGATCCCCGCCACCCCGCAGTGCGAGGCCGGCTGCCGGATGGAGCCGCCGGTATCGGATCCCAGCGCGCCCAGGCACATGTCCGCCGCAACGGCCGCCGCCGAGCCGCCGCTGGAGCCGCCGGGGATGCGGTCCAGATTCCAGGGGTTGCGGGTGACCTGGAAACCGGAGTGTTCGGTGGTTGACCCCATAGCAAACTCGTCCATGTTCAACTTGCCCACGATCACCGCCCCAGCCGCCTTCAACTTGGCAATTACGGTGGCATCGTAAGGCGGAATGAAATTCTCCAGGATCTTCGAAGCGCAGGTGGTACGCAGCCCCTTGGTGCACATCAGATCCTTGATGCCCAGCGGAATGCCGGTAAGCGGCTCACCGTTTCCGTCGGCCAGGCGCCGGTCCGCGGCGGCAGCCTGTTCCATGGCGCCTTTTTCGTCCAGAGTCAAAAACGCACCGACTTTTCCGTCCACCGCCTCGATACGCTCGAAAACGGCGCGGGTCAGTTCAACGGAAGAGATCTCTTTTTTCTTTAACAGGTCGCTGGCCTGTTCGATGGTCAATTCATGCAATTTCATGGCGTGGTTCCTTGCAGGGCCGCGGCCCAGCGCAGCCTCGATGGGACAAAATGGGCGACGCTCAAATAATTTTGGGCACGATAAAGGCGCTGTCATCCTTTTCCGGGGCATTGGCCAGGGCATCTTCAGGGGCCAGCTGCGCTTTCTCCTCATCTTCCCGGAATGCGTTGGTCAGCGTAATGGCGTGGGAGGTGCCGGTTACACCGGTGGTCTCCACTTTTGTCAGGGCGTCCACATATTCGAGAATGGTGCCGATCTGTCCGGCAAACCGTTCGATATCGGCTTCGTCGACATCCAGGCGGGCCAGTTGGGCCACATGCAGGACTTCCTCTTTGGTGATTTTCATAGAAACGATCCTCTATTGATTGTTGACCAGCATGGGTTTTTTCCCGTCCCGGGTCAACCGCTCGATGTCTGCGGCCGCCTGCTCGCGGTTGGCATAGCTGCCCACACGCACCCGGAACCAGAGGCCTTTGCCGGGAATGACGCTTCTGGCCAGAAAGGCAGGATACCCGTCCTTTTTCAGATTTGCAACGATCTGCTCGGCAGCCGCTCCGTCTTTCAGGGACGCTACCTGAATCGTCAACACCCCCGTGGCCGCTGGCGGGACCTTCGTTTCCCGGGGTTGAACGGGCGTCGGCGATTTGACGGCGCGCTCCCCCTTGGGCATCAACGCAGCCCGCTTTTTATGGGGCGGCGTTCCGTCTTCGGCAGTTTCCTGAGGAGCGGGAGATGGCGCCGCGGGGGCGGTTTGTGGAACCGGCATGGCCACATCCGTGTCCGACTCGTCGGATTTCAGGGCTTCGTAAAACTCCAGGGGCGCCTGTTCGTCTTCCCCACGGACGGCTTTTTCGACCGCCTCCTGCTCTTTCTGCATCATGGCGTTGCGAAGATCCGCCAGCTCTTTTTGCAGCGCCTGGGTGTCGAAGGTCACCGGCGCGGTCCCCCGGCCGACCAGAACGCCGAGAACAAACATCCAGGCGGCAACAAAGAAAACCAGCAGGTATCGCCCCCAGGCGATGGGTTGCTTGGACTCGGCGGCCTTGGTCACAACAGAAACCTTCCTTGACGATTGTTCTTTATCGGTGCCTGCGGTCTTGTCGCACAACCGATCATCTTAAACGAAAATACACAAAAATAGGATTTGTGTTCAAGATCAAGGCGGGGTCGGGTTCCAATCCGCAGGCAACCTGAAGGTTGTCGAGGAATTGGAAACCGGCACCAACGCAGATATTGGGCACAAAGACATTTTTGAAATGGCTACATGGAATCCGGCGCCGATACGCCTAACAGCCCCAACCCATTTCGAATCACCTTCTGGACAGCCGTAATCAGATAAAGCCGGGCGCGGGTCACCTTAAGGTCGTCGGGACACAAGACCCGATGCCGATTGTAGTAGGTGTGAAAAGCGGCAGCCAGGGTCATCAAATAATAGGTGATGCGATGGGGCTCCATGAACCGGCCGGCCGTTTCCACCGCCTCGGGATAGCGGGCCAGGGCCTTGATCAACGCGACATCCTCGGGCGTTTCCAGCGCGGTGAGATCGGATGGATCGAAGCCGGCCACATCCAGCCCGTCGGTTGCCGCTTTGCGGTGAATGCTGGCGATGCGCGCATGCACGTACTGAACGTAGTACACCGGGTTGTCGTTGGTCTTCTGCTTGGCCAGTTCCAGATCGAAATCCAGCGGGCTGTCGTAATGACGGGTCAGGAAAATGAAGCGGGCCGCATCCCGGCCAACCTCCTTGACCACATCGGAAAGGGTCACGAATTCACCGGCCCGGGTGGACATGGCCACCGGCTGCCCGCCCCGCAGCAGGTTGACCAACTGCACCAGCAGGACGCCGAACTGGTCGCGGTCGTACCCGCAGGCCTCCACGGCGGCCTTCATGCGGGGGATGTAGCCATGGTGGTCGGCGCCCCACACGTCGATTACCGTGTCGAAGCCGCGCTCGAACTTGTCCCGGTGGTAAGTGATGTCCGAAGCGAAATAGGTGGTCTGGCCGTTGTTGCGCACCACCACCCGGTCTTTTTCGTCGCCGTAATCGCTGGTCTTGAACCACAGGGCGCCCTCGTTTTCGTAGATCAGCCCCTTTTCCTTGAAGAATTGGATGTCCGCGTCCACCTTGCCGTCGTCGTAGAGGCTCTGCTCGGAAAACCAGCGGTCGAAAACGATTCCGAAGTCCACCAGATCGGCCCGCATGCCGGCGGTAATCTTTTCCGCGGCAAACCGGGCACAAGGCATGATGGCCTCGGCTTCCTCCTTTTCGAAAACGGCTTGGCCGTCCCGGTCCATCAATTCCTGGGCCAGGTCCCGGATATAATCGCCCTGGTAACAGGTTTCCGGGAATTCCACCGTCTTGCCCAGAATCTCCCGGCCCCGCAGATAGACCGACATGCCCAAGGTCTGGATCTGGCGGCCGGAGTCGTTGATATAATATTCCCGCTGCACGTCATAGCCGCACAGGGAAAGGATACTGGCCGTGCTGTCGCCAACGGCGCCGCCGCGGCCGTGGCCTACGTGCAGCGGACCGGTGGGATTGGAGCTGACGAATTCGATCTGGATCCGCTTGCCCTGGCCCAGGTTGCAGCGGCCGTATTGATCGTCCTGTTCGTGGATGGCGGTCAGAACGGGGTGCCAGGCGGCCGGTCGAATGAAAAAATTGATGAATCCCGGGCCGGCGATTTCCGTATGGTCGAGGATGCCCTGGCTGTCGTCCAGGTGTTCGATCAGGGCCTCGGCGATTTTGCGCGGCGCCATCCGCTGGGTTTTTGCCATCTGCATGGCCATGTTGGTGGACAGGTCGCCGTGGCTGTCGGCCTTGGGTTCTTCCAGCACCACCTCGCAAAACTCGGATGAAGGCAGCACGCCATTGGCGTGGGCGGCGGATGCGGCCGCCAGGATCATTTGCCGTAATTTCTCTTTCATGGGGGTCTTCCTGAGCGTCGAAAGCCGGCTGCATGAAACCCTTCCAGCTGCCGACGGACGCACGTCTTTTGGGATAAATTTTGATTCATAGAGAGTTTTCCGATCCAAGTCAAGAAGGTTCCAGTTGGCGTTTTTCCTTGCATCCGGGCATATTCCAACGTACAAAAACGGATTGCTGGAAGTGCCTGGATTCTGGAAAAGTTAAGAAAGTTTCGTGCCGCAATGAATGTGAGTATCTGCAAACAGCAGCGCAAGCTGGCCGTCGATATCGATGCCGTATGCCGTTTGATTGCCGCCACCCAACTGCCCTCCGGGGAAATTCCCTGGTCCAGGGGGGACAAAACCGATCCCTGGGATCATGTCGAGGCGGCCATGGGCCTGGTAATCGGCGGATATATGGAAGAGGCCCGTCAGGCCTTTTTCTGGCTGCGTTCCAACCAGCTGGCCGATGGAAGCTGGTATGCCGCCTATCGCAGCGGCGCTGCGGAAGATCGCACACGGGAAACCAACATGAGCGCCTACATCGCCGTAGGCGTCTTTCATTACTGGCTGATCACCAAAGACCGCGTTTTTCTGGAAACCATGTGGGAGACCGTCCGGCGGGCCGTCGACTTCGCGGTCAGCCACCAGAGCGCCCATGGTGAAATTTATTGGGCCGTCAGCCCCCAGGGCCAGGTGGATCGCATGGCCCTGCTGACCGGCTCCAGTTCCATCTTCATGAGCCTGAAATGCGCCATTGCCATTGCCGCCGAACTGGGCATGGCCACCCTGCCCTGGGCCGAAGCCCTGGACCGTCTAGGCGATGCAATCCGCAACCGCCCCGCCCTGTTCAACATGACCAAATCCCGCTTTTCCATGGACTGGTTCTACCCGGTGCTGTGCGGAGCGGTTACCGGAGAGGCCGCCGGCCGGCGCATCGAACGGCAGTGGAAGAAATTCGTCGTCGAAGGGCTGGGCGTCCGCTGCGTTTCCGACCGCCCCTGGGTGACGATTGCGGAAAGCTCCGAACTGGTGCTGGCCCTGGCCGCAATGGGCGATATGGAAAAGGCCCACATCGTTTTCAGCTGGCTGTCGGAGCATGTGTTCGACGACGGCTCCTTCTGGTGCGGGTTTACGTTCCCGGACATGACCCGCTGGCCCGAAGAGAAGATCGCCTGGACCAATGCGGTCGTTCTCATGGCCGCCGACGCATTGTTCAACCTGACGCCCGCCGGCCAACTGTTCAGCCATGCCTGGTGGGCGCAGGCCGGTTACCCCGGGTAAACACCTTGTTACCGTCATGATTAAAGACCATCGCCCCTACGTAATAAAAAAAGCCTATCTCAATTTTCAAAAATTCTACGCCAACCACTTCCTGCGCCCCCAGTTGGAGGCCCTGGGCAGGGGATTCACCTTTATGCGGCCCTGGCATGTGGAGTTGTTCGGCGCCCCCATAACCATCGGAAATTTCGCCACCGTCATCGCCACGCCGGACAAAAAGATCCGTCTGTCCGTGTGGCCGGACAAGCCCGGTGATGGCCACATTACCATCGGCAACTACTGTCTGGTCTGTCCGGGGGTGCGCATTTCCAGCGCCGCGGGCATCACCGTGGGCGACAACTGCATGATCGCCAACGGGGCCTACATCACCGACTCGGACTGGCACGGCATCTACAACCGCCTCTCCTTCGGAAACGCCAAACCGGTGACCATCGAAAAAAATGCCTGGATCGGGGACAGCGCCATCATCTGTAAAGGGGTGACCATTGGCGAGAACAGCATCGTGGGCGCCGGGGCCATCGTGGTAGATTCGGTCCCGGCCAATTGCGTGGCCGCCGGCAATCCGGCCCGGGTGGTCAAGCAACTGAACCCTGCGGAAACCTTTACCACCCGCGCCGAGTTTTTCTCCGACCCGGCCCGCCTCGCCAGGGAGTTCATGGCCTGGGAACAGGCCATGCTGCAAGGCAACACCATCTTCGGCTGGCTGCGTCACCTGCTCTTTCCCGCCAAGGGGGAATGATGCCCCGCAAGACCGACGCGCCCAACCTGATCGCCGTCATCATGCCGGAAGGGGCGTTGCAGTTGGAATGGGAGCCGGCCGAAGAAGCCGTCGGTAAAAGCCGCCAGCTGCTCCAGGAAGAACTTTATCGACACTTTGAAACGGCCGGCGACAGTTGGCTGCTCAAGCTCGGTTTTGCCGATAAAAAGATCCCTCTTTCCCCTTCAGTTTCTTATTGGCGAGAACTGGCAGCGCGGTTCTCCCGTCAACTGATCGGCACCCCGGACCTCGAAGACCTGCGCGACAAAATCGATCTGGAATTCGCGGCGGACGATATCGAAGGCTGGTTGGACCGCGCACCCATGATGACCGGGCTGGACTATTTGAGTGCGGACCTGCTGGTGCGGTTCTGGGACCGGCTGCATGGCGCCTGGCGATCCGCCATCCAAGGCCACGACGGAACGGTGGCCGATTTCGTCAGACAATACAGCCCCAAGTCCCATCTGGTGGGCCGCATCTTTTTCCATCTGGTGGAAAACAAGGACGCCGCCAATCCCTTTGCCTTTCTGGCCACCTATTCCACCCGCCTGAACAAGCAGGGCGTCTCCAAACATGTACCGCTGAAATATGCACTTCAGGAGTTTGCCGGCAACCGGGCCAAACTGCTGGAGCTTCTGGCCACCGTTCATGAGGCGGCCAAAACATCGACCGTTCTGGAACAGATGCTTTCCTCCGGAGGCATTTTTCAGCCCCTGGCCTGGTCTTCCGAACAGGCCTATCGCTTTTTAAAGGATATCCCCGTCTTCGAAGCGGCCGGCATTCTCTGCCGGATCCCCAACTGGTGGAAAACCGGTGCCCCGCGGATCTCCCTCGACCTGCAGTTCGGCGCCCAAAAACCGTCTTTCGTGGGCATGGACGCGCTGTTGTCGTTCAAGGCCGGATTGCTGCTGGACGGCGAACCGCTTTCCGAAGAAGAGATTCAACGGCTTCTGGATCAGTCCGAAGGGCTGGCGTTCATTAAGAACCGATGGGTGGCGGTAGACCCGGAAAAGCTTAAGGCGGTTCTGACGGCCCATGAAAAGGCCGAAAAAATGGCCATAGACGGGCTCTCCTGGCTGGATGCCATGCGGCTGCAGATGAATCCGGAAAAAATGCTGGGTAGAGAGGCGGCCGGGCCGGAAATACTCTCCGTGTCCCATGGCCAATGGCTGTCCAAGGTAATTGACCAACTGCGAAAACCGCAGGCCATCAAATCCCTTCGGCCGGGCAAAGCCTTCAAGGCCACGTTGCGCGACTACCAGCAGGTTGGATTGAACTGGCTCGGTTTGCTGCAATCCCTTCGCCTGGGCGCCTGCCTGGCCGACGATATGGGGCTGGGTAAAACCATCCAGGTGTTGGCTCTTTTGAATTGGATCTATGGGGCGAAAAATCGCTCCGAGGCTGCAAGGCCGGCCAGTTTGCTGGTGATCCCCGCATCCCTTTTGTCCAACTGGATTGCGGAAATCAACCGTTTCTACCCGAACCTGAATTTTCTCGTCGCCCATCCCGGCATGCACCCCAAAGGAGAATTGGACCGGGCGGACGCAAGCCTGATCAAAAAAAACGACCTCGTCATCACGACCTATGCCCTGGCGGGCCGCTACGATTTTTTAAAAAACCACGCATGGTATTACCTGATCCTGGACGAGGCCCAGGCCATCAAGAATCCGGGAACCAAACAGACCCGCACCCTCAAACAATATAACACCCAAAACCGGCTGATTCTGACGGGAACACCCATCGAAAACCGCCTGTCCGACCTGTGGTC
This window of the uncultured Desulfosarcina sp. genome carries:
- the gatA gene encoding Asp-tRNA(Asn)/Glu-tRNA(Gln) amidotransferase subunit GatA; its protein translation is MKLHELTIEQASDLLKKKEISSVELTRAVFERIEAVDGKVGAFLTLDEKGAMEQAAAADRRLADGNGEPLTGIPLGIKDLMCTKGLRTTCASKILENFIPPYDATVIAKLKAAGAVIVGKLNMDEFAMGSTTEHSGFQVTRNPWNLDRIPGGSSGGSAAAVAADMCLGALGSDTGGSIRQPASHCGVAGIKPTYGRVSRFGLVAFASSLDQIGPLGKTVTDCAIMLDAIAGYDPNDSTSVPEPVPGFADIDIDGLGGVTIGIPREYTSARGLDPQVGAAVKQAVKTIESLGARCIEVSLPHTDHAVSAYYVIAPSEASSNLARYDGVKYGFRDKEQTDLLQMYRSTRSRGFGPEVQRRIILGTYALSAGYYDAYYGKASQVRTLIKNDFDTAFASCDAVVSPVAPTPAYGIGETLDDPLAMYLSDVFTLSANLAGIPGISVPCGFSDDGMPIGLQIMGRHFNEAVLFKIARQLEAKLSINTRKPNLE
- the gatC gene encoding Asp-tRNA(Asn)/Glu-tRNA(Gln) amidotransferase subunit GatC translates to MKITKEEVLHVAQLARLDVDEADIERFAGQIGTILEYVDALTKVETTGVTGTSHAITLTNAFREDEEKAQLAPEDALANAPEKDDSAFIVPKII
- a CDS encoding SPOR domain-containing protein, which gives rise to MTKAAESKQPIAWGRYLLVFFVAAWMFVLGVLVGRGTAPVTFDTQALQKELADLRNAMMQKEQEAVEKAVRGEDEQAPLEFYEALKSDESDTDVAMPVPQTAPAAPSPAPQETAEDGTPPHKKRAALMPKGERAVKSPTPVQPRETKVPPAATGVLTIQVASLKDGAAAEQIVANLKKDGYPAFLARSVIPGKGLWFRVRVGSYANREQAAADIERLTRDGKKPMLVNNQ
- the argS gene encoding arginine--tRNA ligase; the protein is MKEKLRQMILAAASAAHANGVLPSSEFCEVVLEEPKADSHGDLSTNMAMQMAKTQRMAPRKIAEALIEHLDDSQGILDHTEIAGPGFINFFIRPAAWHPVLTAIHEQDDQYGRCNLGQGKRIQIEFVSSNPTGPLHVGHGRGGAVGDSTASILSLCGYDVQREYYINDSGRQIQTLGMSVYLRGREILGKTVEFPETCYQGDYIRDLAQELMDRDGQAVFEKEEAEAIMPCARFAAEKITAGMRADLVDFGIVFDRWFSEQSLYDDGKVDADIQFFKEKGLIYENEGALWFKTSDYGDEKDRVVVRNNGQTTYFASDITYHRDKFERGFDTVIDVWGADHHGYIPRMKAAVEACGYDRDQFGVLLVQLVNLLRGGQPVAMSTRAGEFVTLSDVVKEVGRDAARFIFLTRHYDSPLDFDLELAKQKTNDNPVYYVQYVHARIASIHRKAATDGLDVAGFDPSDLTALETPEDVALIKALARYPEAVETAGRFMEPHRITYYLMTLAAAFHTYYNRHRVLCPDDLKVTRARLYLITAVQKVIRNGLGLLGVSAPDSM
- a CDS encoding phenyltransferase domain-containing protein, whose product is MNVSICKQQRKLAVDIDAVCRLIAATQLPSGEIPWSRGDKTDPWDHVEAAMGLVIGGYMEEARQAFFWLRSNQLADGSWYAAYRSGAAEDRTRETNMSAYIAVGVFHYWLITKDRVFLETMWETVRRAVDFAVSHQSAHGEIYWAVSPQGQVDRMALLTGSSSIFMSLKCAIAIAAELGMATLPWAEALDRLGDAIRNRPALFNMTKSRFSMDWFYPVLCGAVTGEAAGRRIERQWKKFVVEGLGVRCVSDRPWVTIAESSELVLALAAMGDMEKAHIVFSWLSEHVFDDGSFWCGFTFPDMTRWPEEKIAWTNAVVLMAADALFNLTPAGQLFSHAWWAQAGYPG
- a CDS encoding acyltransferase, producing MIKDHRPYVIKKAYLNFQKFYANHFLRPQLEALGRGFTFMRPWHVELFGAPITIGNFATVIATPDKKIRLSVWPDKPGDGHITIGNYCLVCPGVRISSAAGITVGDNCMIANGAYITDSDWHGIYNRLSFGNAKPVTIEKNAWIGDSAIICKGVTIGENSIVGAGAIVVDSVPANCVAAGNPARVVKQLNPAETFTTRAEFFSDPARLAREFMAWEQAMLQGNTIFGWLRHLLFPAKGE
- a CDS encoding DEAD/DEAH box helicase, which produces MPRKTDAPNLIAVIMPEGALQLEWEPAEEAVGKSRQLLQEELYRHFETAGDSWLLKLGFADKKIPLSPSVSYWRELAARFSRQLIGTPDLEDLRDKIDLEFAADDIEGWLDRAPMMTGLDYLSADLLVRFWDRLHGAWRSAIQGHDGTVADFVRQYSPKSHLVGRIFFHLVENKDAANPFAFLATYSTRLNKQGVSKHVPLKYALQEFAGNRAKLLELLATVHEAAKTSTVLEQMLSSGGIFQPLAWSSEQAYRFLKDIPVFEAAGILCRIPNWWKTGAPRISLDLQFGAQKPSFVGMDALLSFKAGLLLDGEPLSEEEIQRLLDQSEGLAFIKNRWVAVDPEKLKAVLTAHEKAEKMAIDGLSWLDAMRLQMNPEKMLGREAAGPEILSVSHGQWLSKVIDQLRKPQAIKSLRPGKAFKATLRDYQQVGLNWLGLLQSLRLGACLADDMGLGKTIQVLALLNWIYGAKNRSEAARPASLLVIPASLLSNWIAEINRFYPNLNFLVAHPGMHPKGELDRADASLIKKNDLVITTYALAGRYDFLKNHAWYYLILDEAQAIKNPGTKQTRTLKQYNTQNRLILTGTPIENRLSDLWSLFDFINPGLLGSAAEFKRFAKTLDRNRSRYGILRQLIRPYILRRLKTDKQVIRDLPAKVEMKTYTDLSAKQVVLYKQLVDNLAKTLEEKDGMQRKGLILSALVKFKQLCNHPDQYLGGNGYGEAESGKFGRLREVCRTIREKRERVLVFTQFKEIIDPLCLFLAEIFHRQGVFLHGGVPVKKRKAVIDKFQGENYVPFMVLSLKAGGVGLNLTQANHVIHFDRWWNPAVENQATDRAFRIGQKKKVLVHKFIANGTIEERIDSMIEDKQQLSKDVIAAGSEDWITEMDNEKVMDMFRLSLPER